ATTGAAAAAACAACAACTGTTTCAATTTCTGAATCTTCATTTAAGCATTGCATTACTTGTTTAATTATACTTCTATCTGTATAATCAAGCTTTAAGGCTGATTCTACTTCTTTTATAATTACGAAAGTATCATAATTGAATACTTGTGCAACTCTTTTCATTTCAATTACTTGTGTATCAAGTGATTCACGTTGTTTTTCAGTTGAAACTCTGGCCAGTAATAATGCTTTTTTCATCGATATAAGTGTTTTAATTTTCAATCATGCAACAAAGATATAGGATTACCACCAAAAAAGCAAATAATTCAACACTGCACTGAAGGGGCAATGTCTGGCAACCAGCTGTAAGGACAGGCAGTAGCCCAAAAGCGGGAAAAGCTCTTATAAAAGGAGTTTTCCCGCATTTTACAATTTAAACAACTGGCATTCAGCAGACTATTTAAAGAATTACGGCATTTTGCTAATTCAGAAATAACGGCAAATACCCGGATAAGGCAATACAGGAATTATAAAAAGGCTAATTACGGCATTCCTAAAAAAGAGGATTTACGGCATTAAAGAATATAAAGCCTTGGTTTACAATCAGGGGAAAACAAAATTACGGCATTTCAGGGTTGGAAAAAATACGGCAAATGTCAGGGCAAGGCGGTGCTGGAATTGTAAAAAGCAGAATTACGGCATTCCTGAAACTGACGGGTTACGGCATTTCGGATTATAAAACCTTGATTTACAAGAATTAGCAAACAGAATTACGGCATTTCAAGGTTGTAAAAAATACGGCAAATGTCCGGATAAGGCGGTGCGGGAATTGTAAAAAGTAGAATTACGGCATTCCTAAAACTGACGGTTTACGGCATTTCGGATTATAAAACCTTGATTTACAAGAAGCAGCAAACAGAATTACGGCATTTCAAGGTTGGAAAAAATACGGCAAATGTCCGGATAAGGCGGTGCGGAAATTGTAAAAAGTAGAATTACGGCATTCCTAAAACTGACGGTTTACGGCATTTCGGATTATAAAGCTTTGATTTACAAGAAGCAGCAAACAGAATTACGGCATTTCAACATTGGAGAAATTACGGCAAATATCCGGCTAAGGCAATGCCGTTATTTGAGAGAATAGAACAGATAAAATAAAGCAGCCTTTGTGAAAGCAAGGCAAACCAAAGAATAAAGATTATGAGAGAAATTAACTTGATAGTGATTCATTGTTCGGCAACACGTGCCGACAGAGACGTAACAGCACAAGACATTAACGCTGCACACAAAGTAAGAGGCTTCAGTTCGTGGGGATATCACTTCTACATTCGCAAGAGTGGACGGGTAGAAACTATGCGACCGCTCGACGAGGTAGGCGCTCATGCCCGCGGATACAACGCAAAGTCCATCGGCATCTGCTACGAAGGCGGATTGGACACAAACGGTAAACCTGCCGATACCCGCACCCTGTCTCAACAGATAGCGCTGCACACATTGGTAAGCAAGTTATTGAAACAATTTCCCGGCAGCAAAGTTGTTGGTCACCGAGACTTGAGCCCGGACAAGAATTATAACGGCATAGTTGATCCTTGGGAGAGAATTAAAGAATGCCCAGCTTTTGATGTTTTGAAGGAAGTTTGGGAATAAACAATAAGGCAGGGATAAATCCCTGCCTTATTGTTTACGTCAGCATTTACCATTTAGTAACAGCTTCTGCTATACTTCCACATTCTGATTCTATAGTTTTTCTTTATTTTACACGCATAAACGTGCGCACTCTAATTGTTTTGTTATACAACAAGTGATTTTGTATAAACAGATCACGTGATGTAAAAACCTCATTCCACGCCTCATATCCCTTTCTGATGTGATCGGCATCAGTAATTATAACCGGCACTATTTCGTTTGTATTTTTAGAAGGAAAACTACTTAAAAAAATAGTTGTATTGGGAGAGGTCTTTTCAAACTGCATTATTAACATTTTATTACTATGTTTGTCATACCCCCATAACTGATGACACTGGTATAAAATTTTGCCTTTGAATATTTTCTTAAAGCTTGCCTGAATACCGCTTTTTCCGTAAGGAGTATATACATAAGTTTCCGTAGTATCATTATATACTGACTTCCAGGTGCCCAAATGTTGTTTATGAAGTTCAATCTGATCAAGCTTAGGCTCAGTTGTCTGTGCATGTAATCCATTGGTGTATAACATCATGGATAAAAAAAACGTTGTAATTAAAAATAATCTTTTCATATTCTTTTATTTTTTGTCCAGCAAAAATAGCTAATTTGTCTGACATATATTTAAGGTAAGGGCCAGCATAAGAAGAATTTAATAATTCTGTTTTAGCCAAATGCCAAAAAAACGGTCATAAATTTGATATATACCTTGTTCGTGAGTTATAAAATCCTTTTCAAGCAACCCTTTTAAAGCAGATTGCACAGAGCTGGCAGATGCAAGTTTATACTTCTTAATAAATGCACCCGACGTAATAGATTGCGCTTTCCCTTCTTTTGTAATAGCAATCAATAGTTCCTTTTGCTTTTCGGGCATACGGAAAAGGATTTCAGAATAGGTATATTTAAAAGAATCGACAACACTCTCTAAGGCCTCATCCAACATATCAACATCACAAGTACTACCGAAAGAAGTCATATTATAAAGAGTATGAAGCATTTTCTGCATATACCAGGTAATACCTTCAAACCGGTTATAGACATCTTCAATTACTGATGAAGTTATTTGTTTGCTATCACTCTCAAAATGATGCTGTGCAAATGCCACATATTCAGGTAAAGGGATGCTTTCAAGATGCATCATTGAAACACTTTGATAGAAAGGCCGGGAAGCAGTCATAAATATATTCCCCATTACATGTCGTTGACTCCCGGCAAATATGAAATGCGCATTATTACAGTGCTGGATATATGTTCTTAAAAGAGCTTCCATATTATCCTCCTCATAATTGGCAATCTGCTGAAACTCATCAATAGCCACAATACATGGTTTGTTTGCATTATTCAGATAGTGAAAAATCTCATCCAGAGTAGTATTTGCTGCCTGAATATCACCTAATCCAAGATTCAAAGACGGATTACCATTTATATCAAAAGCCACACTTGCCTGAAGAGATTTTACGCTTTCCCAGAAATGCTGCAACGCCTTCTTCCCAAAGGGCTTCAAACCTTCCAGAATTACTTTGCTGAGTGAAAAGACAAAATCACGCAATGATTTGGTAGCATATATATCGACAAAGAAAGTATAGTAGTTTTTCCGGATTCCCTCGCTTTGAAAACAGTGTTGAATCAATCCTGCCTTTTCCATTCTCCGGGTAGAGATAAGTGCCAGATTATTTCCATTGGTTATTTCCTGAATAAAATTCTGGCTTTCAGTCTTTCGGCCACAGAAGTATTCCTGAGACACATAACCGCTTGTAATAAAAGGGTTCCTGATCATAGCTTTTTAATCCTTGATGTATTATGCAAATATAATTATTACTTTATAATAATTTGATTATAATAAAATATTTTATTGATATTATTTTTTTACTTCAATAAAATTGTATCTTTGCTTGATAAGCAATAACATTTTTTTTGTTAAAAATAGCGCTAATTAAATTGTGAATTGTTTTCATAACTGTATCTTTGATTTATAAGCAACTTATCTGGAAATATTAGCTCTCTTCCAGATAGATACAGCATGAAGTTATACTTAAAATATCTATGAAATGAAAAAGTATTTTATATTCTCTCTTTCTTTGCTTTTATCGATAGCCAGTTTAACAGCTCAAAACAAACAGCCATCGAATTTCAGAATAGACGGCATCATCAAGGCAGATTCCGGAAAAGTTTATCTCTGGTTTTACTCTGATTACCTCCCCAATAAAACAAAAGAATTGGTTGCTCGGATAAAGGATAAGAAATTCTCCATTTCGGGATACATTCCAGAGGCGCAAGGAGTATCTTTGCATTTCGACAATGGTTACACGTCCGATTTCATATTAGAAAAAGGAGTACAAACTGTTTCTGTCAATATCGATTCTTTCCGAACTGTGCCAAAGGTGAATAATAAAACCATGCTGGAGGAATATCCCAAAAAGGATCATTTTTACCAAAAGATAATAGCAAAGGATAAATTGTTTGATCAAAAATACGATAGCCTACTTAAGCAATATAACTATCAAATACCTAAAGAGATAAGCTATATAATGGATAAAGAAATAAAAGCAATGTATCGGGAAAGCGACAGTACATTATTGGCATATACCCAAAAGAATCCCGACTCGAAGATTGCATTCTGGAACCTTATTCGTTTAATGGGTTGGGGTTACGAACCCATCTTCGATTCCATCTACAGCTCATTTTCGAATACACTCCGGGAGAGTTATGCCGGCAAGGTTTTAGGCGAAAGACTAAAAATTGGCAAGCTACTTTCAGTTGGCCAACCATTCCCAATTATTGATTGCCAAAATAAGAACAACGAGAAATTATCCCAGGCACTTTTCCTTCGTAATAAATACACACTAGTTGATTTCTGGTACAGCGGGTGTGGCCCTTGCCGACGACAGTTTCCGAATATGCTGGATATGTACAAACAATATGGCAATAACGGATTTGAGATAGTGGGCATATCAGTAGATAAAATAGCGAACAAGCCGGATTGGGAAAGAGTGATTGCCGAAAACAAACTTGTTTGGAAACAATACTGGGACAAAAACGGAACAGAAGCACATCGTTTATCGATCTTCGTTTCCCCAACCAATTTTCTCATAGACAACACGGGGAAGATTGTTTCCAAAAACATTTCGATGGAAGAATTGGAAGAGTTCTTGAGGGAAAAGCTGAAATAATTGTAAGCCAAAGATAAAGTAAACATCATATAATACAAATATCCTTTTTGATTTTTTATACACCGATAGCCTTCTCAGAATAAGTGTAACTACGATCCAGGCACAAGATTCTATTGAAGTTTATTCTCGTGCTTAAATAATAAGCTCAAAGCATTGTCATTTTTGGCTCAAATCAGATCTAAAATGAGCCTTTATTTTATATACTTGTGAGCCTAAGTTAAATTTATACATAATGGGAAACGAAAAAATAAGCGAAATACTAACTTTTATAAAGGAAAATCCCGGGCATACTTCTAAGGATTTGAATTTGCAGTTAATACTTACTTTTAAATTTGAGGGACACAAAAAGAAATATATTATTTTTTACGTATTAAATAGATGAACCCCCACGTACCAAATATGAATAATCCAATCATGATAAGATTTCGGCCATAATTAGGTTTATCTTTTAATATTATCTCACTAGTAAATAATGCCATGTAGAGAAGAAATGCAATACAATAGCAAATAATATATAATACTTTTTTATTCATATCAACAGAAAGTTATAACGCCTAACAATAATATTCTTCTCAAAATCATAAAAATTAAATGAATACGATACAAAAACAAATTACTCTAGAATTATCTTACAAAGACACAACTAATAATATCACGATAACGTATCTTGTTACGTTAACACCTGAAGTTACATTGAGGCGTTAAATATAAATCTAGAAATCTTCAGAAACCAATTCTACCTTGTTTCCGTCCACATCTAGCACCACACTCTCAAAAGAGCCATCACCTGTAACACGTGGTTCACCAACAATCTGATAACCATCCTTTTTCAATTGTTCCGTTAACCCTAAAACATCTACTTTACTGTCTAAAGAGAAAGCTAGATGACAATATCCAAGTAGTTCACCTTCTGCACGCTTAATAATATCAGTACGTCTCATTAGCTCAAGAGAGGTTCCATTGTCAAAATGAATAAAATACGATTCAAATCCTTTCGCAGCGTTTACGTATTTCTCATTGTTGACTCCATTAAAATAAGTACAGTAAAACTGTTTTAACTCTTCCAGATGTATAGTCCAGATTGCTATATGATGTATCCTCATATTACACATTTAATCAGTTTATTCCTTCTGTCTATTTCTTATTACACATCTTATTGATATGCTCAACAATCAAATAACAAGCTGGTGCAACAACAGTGCCATGATTAAAACCGCTTAATTCATACAACTCGGTATGAGTATTCCCAACTGATTTGAGCACAGCAGCCAGATGTGCATTTTCTTCATAGCGTGCCGACATCTCTAAATCTCGGTCCCCGGTAATTAGAACCATAGGAGAAGCATCTTTACGAGCATGATTGGACGGTGCATAAGTATCTATGACAGGCAAATCGAGAGGCAATCCCCGCTCTTTACGAATGGTGTAATGTGTAGTTGTCTGACCACTGATTGGAAAATAGGCAGCCACACTATCGGCATCTACATTATATTTTGCCAGGTAGCTTTTATCAAGGCCTAGCATTAATGTGAGATAGCCTCCGGCAGAATGACCGGAAATAAATATCTGCTTCGTACTTCCTCCATACTTGCGGATGTTATTAAATGCCCATGCTACGGCAGCTGCAGCATCATCTGTATATGCCGGATTGGTTGCTTTGGGACTCAGACGGTAATTAACAGCTATAATGGCAATGCCTTTATCCATAAGTTCTTTGGGGAAGTACTTTTCACCTCCTTCAAGTCCGCCGCCATGAAACCACACTATTGTGGGAAAGTTCTTACTATTCTTTGGATAGTAAACATCGAGCTTACAGCGACTTTGCTCGTAGGTATCTTTTGCCTGTGATTTATAAGGGATGTTATACTCATAGAGATAGGTTGCGGCATTTTGTGCAACTGCACAGCATGAACAGACCAGAGTGAGTAAAAAGGCAATAAGGTAATTTTTGTGTTTCATAGTAACAAGTTAAGTAAAAAAGAAAGGGCTTATTCAAGCCCTTCCAAAATACGTTTAATTACTACCGTTGCTGAGATCTCACGGTTGGCAGCTTCGGGAATTACTATAGATTGCGGACCTTCTATCACATCGTCCATCACAATCATATTTCTTCTTACCGGCAAGCAATGCATAAAGTAGGCATTGTTGGTCACAGCCATGTGATCTGCACTAACTGTCCATGCACGGTCTTTGCTCAATACCCGTCCGTAGAAATCGTCTTCATAAGCACCCCAACTCTTTGCATATACAAAGTCGGCTCCTTCCAAAGCTTTCATCTGATCGTATTCCACTCTTGCATTGCCCACAAATTGGTCAGCAAGTTTATATCCTTTTGGATGGGTAATTACGAATTCATAATCTGTAGCATTCATCCACTCTGCAAAAGAGTTTGGCACTGCCTGTGGAAGTGGACGTGGATGCGGAGCCCAGGTCATGACTACCTTAGGACGTTCGGTTTTCTTATATTCTTCAATGGTGATTAAGTCCGCAAAGCTCTGTAATGGATGGCGGGTTGCCGCTTCCATAGAGAATACAGGGCGACCGGAATATTTGATAAACTGATTGATAATGATTTCATTATAATCATCGTTTTTACTTTCAAAACGAGCGAAAGAACGTACACCGATAATATCGCAGTAGCAACCCATTACCGGAATGGCTTCCAGAAGATGCTCTGTCTTATCACCGTCCATAATTACTCCCCTCTCTGTTTCCAGTTTCCATGCTCCCTGATTAACATCGAGCACCATAACGTTCATTCCAAGATTCATGGCTGCCTTTTGTGTACTCAAACGGGTACGAAGGCTGGAATTGAAGAATATCATTAAGAGAGTTTTGTTTCTTCCTAACTCTACATATTTGAAACGATCTTTCTTTATCTCAAAAGCTTCTTTCAAAGCTGACTGCAGATCACCTAAATCGTGCACATTAGTAAAATGTCTCATATTGTTTCTTTTTTATTTTATTATCTAATGATTATTGTCTTACCTGACCATCTCCTTTAACAATCCATTTATAGGATGTCAGCTCTTCGAGTCCCATTGGTCCGCGGGCATGAAGTTTCTGGGTACTGATACCTATTTCCGCTCCAAGGCCAAACTGTGCGCCATCAGTAAATGCGGTAGAAACGTTGGTATAAACGCAAGCGGCATCAACTGATTTTGTGAACAGACCGGCATTCTCAGCATTCTCCGTCACAATGCATTCACTGTGCTTGGAACCGTTTTTGAAGATGTGTTCAAGGGCTTCATTTATATCTTTCACACTCTTTACAGACATGGTGTAAGAGAGGAATTCTGTGCCGTAACTGTCTGGTGTAGCTGGTTTCAGCAAATTGGCAGGATAATGTCCTTCCAATGCTTTATAAGCTTGTTCATCGGCATAAATCACCACTTTGCTTTTCTGCAAAGGTTCGCAAAGAGAAGGAAGATCTGACAAGCGTTTTTCATGAACAATGACACAATCGAGCGCATTGCAGACACTTACCCTACGGGTCTTTGCATTATTGATAATGGCAGCACCTTTTTTAAGATCGCCAAATTCATCAAAATAGGTGTGGCACACGCCGGCTCCTGTTTCAATAACAGGAATGGTGGCATGCTGACGGACAAACTGAATCAGGCTGCTGCTTCCGCGAGGAATAAGCAAGTCTACGTAACCCACAGCATTCAGCAACTGAGCGGTTGCCTCTCTGTCGGCCGGAAGGAGTTCAACTACATGAGTATCAACTCCAAACTTTTCCAGAACAGAATGGATGATCTTTACAATTGCCCGATTGGAATAATCGGCATCACTTCCACCTTTCAGCACACAGGCATTACCACTTTTCAGGCATAAGGAGAACACATCAAAACTAACATTGGGGCGAGCTTCGTAGATTATACCTATTACACCAAATGGAACGCTTATTTTTGATAGTTCTATCCCATTGGGACGGGTAGTTTTCAGCAATGTACGTCCAAGCGGTGAAGGAAGTGTTGCTACATTGCGAATATCATTTGCTATCCCTTTGATACGTTCTTCGGTAAGCATCAAGCGGTCGTACTTGGGATTACTCGTCTCCATCTTTGCCAGGTCTTTCTGGTTTCCGGAAAGAATTAGCGAAGTTTGCGCTTCGGCTTCATTGGCCAATGCAACCAATATCTCGTTGATTTGGTGATCATTCAGAAAAGCAAGCTTTCTGCTTGCCGACTGAACAGCCTGAAAAGTTCCTTTTAAATCCATCATTCGTCAATAATTAGATTTTATTCTATATAAAGATAATCGTAATGTACTATTGGCTTCAGACCATGTTTGCCTATCATCTCTCTTGCTTCATCAGAATCGAAGGAAGCCTTGCCCACTCCTATCTGTCTGCCTTTAAAGTCAATGATGCGAACAATATCGTCTTTCTCAAATTCGCCCTCAATCCGTGTAACTCCAACGGGAAGAATACTTACCGCCTTGTTTGAATTAATAATCCGGGTAGCCTGTTCGTTAATGTGCAACTCGCCTTTGGCAAAGCCTTCACTATGCGCAATCCATTTTTTTATGCTCGATACTTCCTGAGGGGAAGGCACAAAACGGGTACAGACTGTTGTTTTCGGTTTCTTAAGTAAATCAACCAGTATATTTTCTTTTTTGCCATTGGCAATAATCACAGTGATTCCTTCATCTGCCACTTTGCGGGCTATATTTGTCTTGGTAAGCATTCCGCCTCGTCCAAAACCGGATTTTTCTGTTTGTATATAGTCAGAAAGGTCTTTCCCATGTTCCACCTCTTCAATAACAGAAGAATCGGGATCAGAAGGTGAACCGTTATAGATTCCGTCAATATTGCTAAGAATAATAAGTGCCTGAGCATCCATCATACTGGCTATCAGTCCGGAGAGTTCATCATTATCGGTAAACATCAGTTCGGATACGGAAATGGTGTCATTTTCGTTGACTATGGGGATTACTCCATTCTCGAGCATCACCGTCATGCAGTTCTTCTGATTGAGGTAGTGACGTCTGGTACCGAAATTCTCTTTGGTGGTGAGCACCTGTCCCACAGGAATTTTATGTTCCCTGAACAATTCGTAATAACGGTTTATCAGTTTGGCCTGTCCCACTGCGGAGAACAGCTGACGCTGATCCACACTGTCCAGCTTCTTGGAAGCACGGATCTCACTTCTTCCCGAAGCAACCGCACCGGAAGAGATAAGAATAACCTCCACTCCTGATTTTCGCAGCTCGGCTATCTGATCGACTAAAGCAGACATGCGGGTGATATCAAGTGTACCATCCTTACGTGTCAATACATTACTGCCTATCTTTACTGCAATTCTTGTAAATTGATATGCCATCTTGTTATAAATTAGAAGTACAAATATAGGAATTATAATCGATTTGTGAGCAGAGTGCAGTAATTTCTTAGAGAAGTTATTGGTTCATAATTCTTAAATATCCTTTAGAGAAATATTAAAATAGAGCAAACAGGAAGCTTTCTCCACTGTTTTTTTATATTTTTGTACCCAAATAATCTAAAATGAGAACAACAAACCCTCAAGTGGAACAGATTACCCCGTTTATTGTAATGGATGTTTTGGAGAAAGCAAACGAAATGCAAAAACAGGGAATCTCTATTATCCATCTGGAAGTTGGCGAGCCCGACTTTGATATTCCGGAATGTGTGGCTCAGGCAGCAAAGGCTGCTTATGACAAGCATCACACTCACTATACTCATTCATTGGGGCATCCTGATTTACGGAAAGCTATTGCCGACTTTTACATGAAAGAGTATAACGTAACAGTAGACCCTGAATGTATTGTTGTAACATCGGGTTCATCACCCGCTATATTGCTGATACTTATGCTGCTTTGTGAGCCGGAAAGTGAAGTAATTATGTCTAATCCGGGTTATGCCTGCTACCGCAACTTTACACTGGCGGCGCATGCCAATCCTGTGTTGGTTCCTTTACGGGCTTCAAGCGGTTTTCAGTATGACATTGAAGACATAAAGAAGAGCATTACGCCACGCACCCGTGGAATATTTATTAATTCTCCGATGAATCCAACAGGAACACTTCTTGAAGACTCTTTCCTTAAAGAAATTGCGACTCTTGGAGTTCCGGTAATATCTGATGAGATTTATCACGGCCTGGTTTACGAAGGCAGAGCAAGAAGCATTCTTGAATTTACAGACAAAGCTTTTGTGTTGAACGGATTCTCTAAACGGTTTGCAATGACGGGACTTCGCTTAGGATATCTCATTGCTCCGAAAGAATATATCCGTCCGCTGCAGAAACTGCAACAGAACTTGTTTATCTGTGCACCCAGCGTAGCTCAGCAAGCAGGAATAGCTGCACTGAACGAAGCCACGGAAGATGTAGAACGTATGAAAACGATCTACAACGAACGACGTGTTTACATGATTTCCCGCTTAAAGGAGATGGGATTCAAAATTGATGCAGAACCAAAAGGTGCTTTTTATATTTTCTGCGATGCCCGCAAGTTTACTAAAGATTCTTATAAGTTTGCTTTCGACATACTGGAACATGCCCACGTTGGTGTAACTCCAGGAGTAGATTTTGGCACATCGGGTGAAGGATATATCCGTTTCTCGTATGCCAATTCCCTTGAGAACATCAAGGAAGCGATGGATAGAATTGAAGCATACCTGAAAACAATTCAGCAATAATTGCACAAAATAAATCGCCACAGATTAAATATCTGATAAGCTCCTTTTGCAGGATAAATCTTATCAAAAATCTAATCTGTGGCGATTCAAATTCTTTTTATTTCTTATTCTCCCGAGTTTCCACTAACTGACTGGCAACTTCGTAATCTTCTGCAGCCACAATAACCCTCATGCCACCCATACCTACATTTACAGACATCG
This genomic interval from uncultured Bacteroides sp. contains the following:
- a CDS encoding N-acetylmuramoyl-L-alanine amidase, giving the protein MREINLIVIHCSATRADRDVTAQDINAAHKVRGFSSWGYHFYIRKSGRVETMRPLDEVGAHARGYNAKSIGICYEGGLDTNGKPADTRTLSQQIALHTLVSKLLKQFPGSKVVGHRDLSPDKNYNGIVDPWERIKECPAFDVLKEVWE
- a CDS encoding ATPase — translated: MIRNPFITSGYVSQEYFCGRKTESQNFIQEITNGNNLALISTRRMEKAGLIQHCFQSEGIRKNYYTFFVDIYATKSLRDFVFSLSKVILEGLKPFGKKALQHFWESVKSLQASVAFDINGNPSLNLGLGDIQAANTTLDEIFHYLNNANKPCIVAIDEFQQIANYEEDNMEALLRTYIQHCNNAHFIFAGSQRHVMGNIFMTASRPFYQSVSMMHLESIPLPEYVAFAQHHFESDSKQITSSVIEDVYNRFEGITWYMQKMLHTLYNMTSFGSTCDVDMLDEALESVVDSFKYTYSEILFRMPEKQKELLIAITKEGKAQSITSGAFIKKYKLASASSVQSALKGLLEKDFITHEQGIYQIYDRFFGIWLKQNY
- a CDS encoding TlpA disulfide reductase family protein, translating into MKKYFIFSLSLLLSIASLTAQNKQPSNFRIDGIIKADSGKVYLWFYSDYLPNKTKELVARIKDKKFSISGYIPEAQGVSLHFDNGYTSDFILEKGVQTVSVNIDSFRTVPKVNNKTMLEEYPKKDHFYQKIIAKDKLFDQKYDSLLKQYNYQIPKEISYIMDKEIKAMYRESDSTLLAYTQKNPDSKIAFWNLIRLMGWGYEPIFDSIYSSFSNTLRESYAGKVLGERLKIGKLLSVGQPFPIIDCQNKNNEKLSQALFLRNKYTLVDFWYSGCGPCRRQFPNMLDMYKQYGNNGFEIVGISVDKIANKPDWERVIAENKLVWKQYWDKNGTEAHRLSIFVSPTNFLIDNTGKIVSKNISMEELEEFLREKLK
- a CDS encoding VOC family protein codes for the protein MRIHHIAIWTIHLEELKQFYCTYFNGVNNEKYVNAAKGFESYFIHFDNGTSLELMRRTDIIKRAEGELLGYCHLAFSLDSKVDVLGLTEQLKKDGYQIVGEPRVTGDGSFESVVLDVDGNKVELVSEDF
- a CDS encoding alpha/beta hydrolase, whose amino-acid sequence is MKHKNYLIAFLLTLVCSCCAVAQNAATYLYEYNIPYKSQAKDTYEQSRCKLDVYYPKNSKNFPTIVWFHGGGLEGGEKYFPKELMDKGIAIIAVNYRLSPKATNPAYTDDAAAAVAWAFNNIRKYGGSTKQIFISGHSAGGYLTLMLGLDKSYLAKYNVDADSVAAYFPISGQTTTHYTIRKERGLPLDLPVIDTYAPSNHARKDASPMVLITGDRDLEMSARYEENAHLAAVLKSVGNTHTELYELSGFNHGTVVAPACYLIVEHINKMCNKK
- a CDS encoding acetylornithine carbamoyltransferase, with product MRHFTNVHDLGDLQSALKEAFEIKKDRFKYVELGRNKTLLMIFFNSSLRTRLSTQKAAMNLGMNVMVLDVNQGAWKLETERGVIMDGDKTEHLLEAIPVMGCYCDIIGVRSFARFESKNDDYNEIIINQFIKYSGRPVFSMEAATRHPLQSFADLITIEEYKKTERPKVVMTWAPHPRPLPQAVPNSFAEWMNATDYEFVITHPKGYKLADQFVGNARVEYDQMKALEGADFVYAKSWGAYEDDFYGRVLSKDRAWTVSADHMAVTNNAYFMHCLPVRRNMIVMDDVIEGPQSIVIPEAANREISATVVIKRILEGLE
- a CDS encoding glutamate-5-semialdehyde dehydrogenase; translation: MDLKGTFQAVQSASRKLAFLNDHQINEILVALANEAEAQTSLILSGNQKDLAKMETSNPKYDRLMLTEERIKGIANDIRNVATLPSPLGRTLLKTTRPNGIELSKISVPFGVIGIIYEARPNVSFDVFSLCLKSGNACVLKGGSDADYSNRAIVKIIHSVLEKFGVDTHVVELLPADREATAQLLNAVGYVDLLIPRGSSSLIQFVRQHATIPVIETGAGVCHTYFDEFGDLKKGAAIINNAKTRRVSVCNALDCVIVHEKRLSDLPSLCEPLQKSKVVIYADEQAYKALEGHYPANLLKPATPDSYGTEFLSYTMSVKSVKDINEALEHIFKNGSKHSECIVTENAENAGLFTKSVDAACVYTNVSTAFTDGAQFGLGAEIGISTQKLHARGPMGLEELTSYKWIVKGDGQVRQ
- the proB gene encoding glutamate 5-kinase yields the protein MAYQFTRIAVKIGSNVLTRKDGTLDITRMSALVDQIAELRKSGVEVILISSGAVASGRSEIRASKKLDSVDQRQLFSAVGQAKLINRYYELFREHKIPVGQVLTTKENFGTRRHYLNQKNCMTVMLENGVIPIVNENDTISVSELMFTDNDELSGLIASMMDAQALIILSNIDGIYNGSPSDPDSSVIEEVEHGKDLSDYIQTEKSGFGRGGMLTKTNIARKVADEGITVIIANGKKENILVDLLKKPKTTVCTRFVPSPQEVSSIKKWIAHSEGFAKGELHINEQATRIINSNKAVSILPVGVTRIEGEFEKDDIVRIIDFKGRQIGVGKASFDSDEAREMIGKHGLKPIVHYDYLYIE
- a CDS encoding pyridoxal phosphate-dependent aminotransferase; its protein translation is MRTTNPQVEQITPFIVMDVLEKANEMQKQGISIIHLEVGEPDFDIPECVAQAAKAAYDKHHTHYTHSLGHPDLRKAIADFYMKEYNVTVDPECIVVTSGSSPAILLILMLLCEPESEVIMSNPGYACYRNFTLAAHANPVLVPLRASSGFQYDIEDIKKSITPRTRGIFINSPMNPTGTLLEDSFLKEIATLGVPVISDEIYHGLVYEGRARSILEFTDKAFVLNGFSKRFAMTGLRLGYLIAPKEYIRPLQKLQQNLFICAPSVAQQAGIAALNEATEDVERMKTIYNERRVYMISRLKEMGFKIDAEPKGAFYIFCDARKFTKDSYKFAFDILEHAHVGVTPGVDFGTSGEGYIRFSYANSLENIKEAMDRIEAYLKTIQQ